Proteins co-encoded in one Hypanus sabinus isolate sHypSab1 chromosome 6, sHypSab1.hap1, whole genome shotgun sequence genomic window:
- the alg2 gene encoding alpha-1,3/1,6-mannosyltransferase ALG2 — MASVVFLHPDLGIGGAERLVLDAALALRRRGCQVQIWTAHHDPARCFSESLEPELRVRCAGDWLPRSVLGRGHAVCAVLRMLFVAFYLVFLSGEQFDVVFCDQVSACLPVLKLCRCPKRLFFYCHFPDLLLTQRRTTVKRLYRRPLDWLEEATTGLADQIVVNSKFTAGVFKRTFKSLSHLELDVLYPSLNFPALDREPTGFDTPPLPDKELIFLSINRFERKKNLALGLEALHALRARLAWADWQKVHLVLAGGYDKRLEENVQYHSELRELAGRLELTDNVTFVRSFSDDQKVWLLRRCCCVLYTPDNEHFGIVPLEAMYTRRPVIAANSGGPLESIQDRVTGFLCEPSPSCFAEAMEKIVRTPELRAKMGAAGRTRVLQTFSTDAFEEQLYRYICNLA; from the coding sequence ATGGCGAGCGTGGTATTCCTGCACCCCGACCTGGGCATCGGCGGGGCCGAGCGGCTGGTGCTGGACGCGGCGCTGGCGTTGCGCCGCCGCGGCTGCCAGGTGCAGATCTGGACGGCTCACCACGACCCGGCGCGCTGCTTCAGCGAGAGCCTGGAGCCGGAGCTGCGGGTACGGTGCGCCGGGGACTGGCTGCCCCGCAGCGTGCTGGGCCGCGGGCACGCCGTCTGCGCCGTGCTGCGGATGCTCTTCGTCGCCTTCTACCTGGTCTTCCTGAGCGGCGAGCAGTTCGATGTGGTCTTCTGCGACCAGGTCTCGGCCTGCCTGCCCGTCCTCAAGTTGTGCCGGTGCCCGAAGCGGCTCTTTTTCTACTGCCACTTCCCCGACCTGCTGCTGACCCAGAGGCGGACCACAGTCAAGCGGCTGTACCGGCGGCCCCTCGACTGGCTGGAGGAGGCCACCACCGGCCTGGCGGACCAGATAGTCGTCAACAGTAAGTTCACGGCCGGCGTCTTCAAGCGCACCTTCAAATCGCTGTCTCACCTGGAGCTCGACGTGCTGTACCCGTCGCTGAACTTCCCCGCTTTGGACCGGGAGCCCACGGGCTTCGACACCCCGCCGCTCCCTGATAAGGAGCTCATTTTCCTCTCCATCAACCGGTTCGAGCGGAAGAAGAACCTGGCTCTGGGCCTGGAGGCCTTGCACGCCTTGCGCGCCAGGTTGGCCTGGGCCGACTGGCAGAAGGTGCACCTTGTCCTGGCCGGGGGCTACGACAAGAGGCTGGAGGAGAACGTGCAATATCACAGCGAGTTGCGAGAACTGGCGGGCCGGCTGGAGCTGACCGACAATGTGACTTTCGTCAGGTCCTTCTCGGACGATCAGAAGGTTTGGCTTCTTCGCCGCTGCTGCTGCGTGTTGTACACCCCAGACAACGAGCACTTCGGCATTGTGCCGCTGGAGGCCATGTACACCCGGCGCCCGGTCATCGCCGCCAATTCGGGAGGGCCTCTGGAGTCGATCCAGGACCGGGTCACCGGCTTCCTCTGTGAGCCGTCACCCAGCTGCTTCGCTGAAGCCATGGAGAAAATTGTCAGGACACCTGAATTACGGGCAAAGATGGGAGCTGCAGGCAGAACTCGAGTACTACAAACATTTTCTACAGATGCCTTCGAAGAACAGTTATATCGCTATATATGCAATTTAGCATAA
- the sec61b gene encoding protein transport protein Sec61 subunit beta — translation MPGPAASATNVGASSRSPSKAVAPRAAGGGSTVRQRKAANSAVSRAGRTTSTGTGGMWRFYTEDSPGLKVGPVPVLVMSLLFIASVFMLHIWGKYTRS, via the exons ATG CCAGGACCAGCGGCAAGTGCAACAAATGTTGGTGCCTCCAGCCGATCACCTAGTAAAGCTGTGGCTCCCCGGGCTGCTGGTGGTGGATCCACAGTGAGGCAGAG GAAAGCTGCCAATAGTGCAGTGAGCCGAGCTGGTCGAACTACCTCGACGGGTACGGGGGGAATGTGGCGATTCTATACAGAGGATTCTCCTGGGCTTAAAGT TGGGCCTGTTCCAGTGCTTGTTATGAGCCTACTGTTCATCGCTTCAGTATTTATGCTGCACATCTGGGGCAAGTACACTCGCTCATAG